The genomic DNA GGGGTTCCGGGACGCGAAGGCCCTAAACAAAGCCTCATTAGCATATACCCATGATCATGTTTAGGTCGTACAAACACTTACGTCTTCTGTCTGGTAGTTCTCGAGGATGCAACACAtggccctcgtcgttgcACAGAGCGTGGCGTTCAGGCAATGCACATACTTTTTCTTGGTGTCCGTCTGTTGCTTGGCTCCAAAGCGGATTTCGAGGGCGCGTGATTGGTAATCGGTGCAATTTGAGCACGACACAAGTTCCTTGTACTCGCCCTGGAAAGGGAACCAAGCCTCCAGATCAAGCTTCTTAGAGGCGGCGTTGTTGAGCGCTCCAGAAACGATCGCCACGACCTGATATGGCAGACCCAGCGACTGGTAAAACTCTTCGGATACGTGTATCATGTCATCAAGCGCCTCCCATGACTTTTCAGGGTCCGTGAGGAGAAACTGCTCAATCTATGCGGAGAGTCGGATCAGCACAAGTCACGGTCCATAGGACTAATCCCTAGTACCTTTTCAAACTGATGCACCCGATAAATGCCCCAGGCATCTCTGCCGTGAGAACCAGCCTCGCGGCGGTAGCAAGAGCTATATCCAGCGTACCTATACAACGTCAGGCTGTGTCTGGCATGCTGTTTCCCGCCCATCTCGAACACTCACTTGATGGGCAACTCTTTGGCGATAAGCCATTCGTCGGCATGAAAGGCCGAGATTGGTTGTTCGGACGTTGCGATGAGGTACTTGTCATTTTTGGCATCTCCGTCAACGACCTTGTAGAGTTCTTCGTCAAAGTCCTCGAGCTGAGCTGTCTTGGCCATGTACTCCTTGAGCATGAACTGAGGAGCCTGCAAGGCTGTGTAGCCCCTCTGCGTGAGGAACTCGAGGCCGTAGTTGATCAGGGCCTGATTGAGAAATACGCCCCATTGGCGGAGGAAGTAGCCGCGGTGGCCGACGACCTTGACTCCACGATCAGGGTCGTATccgtcgaggcggaggagaaCCTCATGATGGGAGAGGACAttgcgcttctcgggcgTGATGCCCTCCGGCCACGTGCGCAAGACTGCATTATCGTCCTGCATTGTAGTCGACCGTCAGCAGCCAAAACGCCAAGTCTCACAGTCTCGCTTCCCATCGACTGGCTCGCCGTACCTCATTGTTGCTGACAGGAACGGAGTCGTGGACGTAGTTGCCGATCGTCTTTATCTTAGTCTTCAACAAGGCATCCTTCTCTGCGGCAGACTCGACgaggctcttcttctccttttcCAGCTCAATTTtttgctgcagcagctcgtcggcatTCTCCTTAGCCTGGAGCCTCACAATTAGTCCCGTGCCCCAGAATCGCGTCGCAGCCGGCAtaccttcttcttcgccccAATCTGCTTCTGAACCTCGTTGATCTTGCCGTTCACCTGAGTTGCGCTGTACTGGGCTGCAACAGAGGGGTGCACATTAGCACCCACCCGACCTCCACGCTAGAAAGGCGGCATAGTGACAAACTTTTGCGATGATCTTCGAAAAGGCCGATGATGTCGTCCACAAGCTCGACATTGGCGTGTCTGCGTCGCTGGGACTCGCGAACCTTCTCCGGATCGCCACCCCGCTCCTTGATGAAGTCGTTGACGTCTAGCATTGTGACGGGGAGCGGTTCGTTTGGCGTCAGCGTGGCGACCTCGATCCTAGACACCAGCGGGACTCAGTAAAGAGACAAGCGAGGAGATACCCGGAGCCACAAAGGCGGGAGGCGTGGTTGCATATTTACCTTATCACAATTCGGGGATGTAGCGGACCAGTGCAGGTTGAGTCACAAggctggccgctgccggagaAGGGAAaggtcgtggtggtgcaaCGCAAGGTGCCTGATTTTGTTCATGGTGGGGGCGGGGTATGACCACCACTGCACCAGCCGGCCAAGCATGGTCCAAAAACCATGGCGGGGCTGCCGCCAGGAGGTGGGGAAGGGGAATCATTCAACCCATTCGCAAGCCGCCTGGGTAGGAAGAGGCTCTGAGTATCGTCATCGTGGTTGTATTTCACGTCCATAAGACTTTACTTGTTTGTACACTTGTTGATCCTTCTTGACGTGCCTCGTGGTCTGGCTCCTCTGCCCAGCGTTCGTCTTTCTAACCCAACTGACCAGCCAAGTCTACACAGTCCCGTCCGGTACAATTACACAGGTGAAATGACTAGCTCTTCCGTCCAAAATTCCCTGCATGTTCTTCAAACGTCGCCCGGCTGGAAACGGCCTGTGGCTGCCCGCAGCCTTACCCTCGGTCATTGTGGCCCTCCCACCGCGCCCTTTCGCTGCCCGCCTCACATAACACGGCAGTTGCTCTTTTCAGGTGCCTCTCCGGGATTCTGTGACTTCTCAATTTGAGCAATTAGCAGCTCGAAGGCCCGGCCAACATTCTCGTTGTACCGCGCGCTGGCCTCTGTCCAGCCGCACTGGAGCTTCTCCGACAGCTTCTTGCCCTCTTCAGTGCTAACCTGCCGTTGCTCCGGTCGCAGGTCGCTCTTGTTGCCAACAATGACAATCGGCACAGATTCGGTGCCCTGAGGAGCGCATGAGCCCATGGATATCAGCAACTGGGACAAATTCAGTTGGTCGAGGCTGCGACTCACCAGGTGATTGAGGATCTTCTCGCGGATGACCTGAACCATCTCGAAAGACGGCAACGAAGAGACGGAGTAAACTAGCATATACCCATGTATGCCGATAAAGTGTTTTGAATTTAGTATGCTGTACTCGTCTTGGCCAGCCGTGTCGACGATCTCGGTCGAGAAATCTTGCCCTTTGTATCGAATCGTCTTGCTAAAGGTATTTTCAATGGTCGGGTAGTAGCTATCGACGAAATGACCGTCGACAAACCTTACCGCCAAGGACGACTTCCCTGCAGCCAGATATTGGTTACTGCATGTACTTCCGGATGTAAACTGTGACACGGCGACATACCGACGGACCGACTGCCAACAATGGCCACCTTCCTCTGCTTTGGTGCGCTCATTTTGTTTTACGAGTTTGGCGTGGCTGCTGATGCGATATACGTGTTCCTTCGGGCGCGACGCGCTCGTGGCGAGGTAGACTGCTGGAAGGATTGCTGAGCGACGATTGACCTCGTCTCGACCGCTGGGTGAGGTAGAATTGCCCTCGTGTATCGCACTGTTGAACCGACTCTGTCGCCTGCCTGAATTTTTTTGGGAATGACAGCCAGGGAGTCCCTTCACGTTGTATCCACGGTGGGAAGAGTGACCGTCGTGGCAATTCCGAAGCCGTGATGAAGCGATGTCGTTGCTGTTCGACGCCCTGGTGTATTGGTGGGGTAAAGAAAGCTAGCGGCCCCTCCGAGGCTCCGACGGGGAACGTGCAGGTTAGTACCAACTGTTGCCACTTTCATGCGCAGAGTACTGGGAAGCACACACATGTGCATTGCAAATTCGTCATTCCACCCGCCCGGGTCAGCAGACTCGGCACGAATACCAGCGGGAGTTAGCCGGAAGCAGCTCAGCCCCGAAACGCCGGCTTTGGTCCAACGCTGCCATGACACCGCGTTCGACATCATGAACGGTGCACCTCTCAGCATACCTAGTGACCCGCGTACCCGCCTTTGAACACAGTAGGTCATTTCATAGGCAGGGCAGATACCTATTGTGGAAGGTAGTGACACTTCTTGAATAAGCAGCGCAACCAGTTACGCGACCCCACTTCATCAAGTGTGTCGCTCCAGTGCAACTTATGCCCACCCGTCAAACATAAGTCCGAGGCTATTATGTAGAGAAAGTAGCGGAACGACCAATACTCTGTTCCTGGAGTCCCGATGCGTCTATCTGCGCACGTCCTTGCCAACGCCAGAGCTGCCTGCGGGGCTGTGGGATGAACTCCGCGCTCAGGGTGATGTCGCCGTGTCCCGTCTATCCTCTACTAATTCAACACCCTGCAAGGTCCAACTGCCGTATCCAAAGCGCCGCGTCCCCGATCTAAACCACATGCTCATTCGCACGCCGTTGTCTAGGGCCATTCGTCACATGTCGTTAAATATCAATTAGCCTGCCCATCAGAGGCCTCGTGGCGCGTCATCGCATTGCCAGCCTCCATATCAGGTATTTTACCTGGAATGAGCCAATCTTCGCAGGTCCGTGACAAGAAGCTCCAGCTCATGCGATTTGCTGTCGACAGCCTTGTGCAGAGCTGCGAAATCCCGAATCGACCCTATGAGGCTCCGTATGCCATCACTGCCTTCCAATCTATCCCGGCCGCGCTTGTTCAGGCAGAGGTAACCAAGGAAGACCGATAGATACTCAATGGCAACGCTGAGCTTTGACTTGTCCACCGAGTCAGCCTGTCAAGCACTTGTAGTTAGCATTGACCGGTGTCACGCAGCAGCTCCAACCATGAACCCGGTAATCATGCGCCCATGATACATGCTGGAGCTCACATACCTCGCGTATTAACTGCTGGTTCTCGCGCCAAATCTGCACTAGCTCGTCCAGCGGCTTGTCCTCgaccgacgcccgcgccgaagGGCAGTGCTCCACAATGTTGATCATCAAACCCAGAATCAGCAAGAGGCCGTCATACATGTCGTTTTCCAGAGGCCCGCTGCCGACAGCCTGTTGTGCTTTGACGATTCCCACCACAACACGCTCTATTAGCTTCGATAGCAACTTGCTGTCATCGAAAAAGCGTGCCCCGTGTGCAGTGTTGGTCGTATTGATTGCCAACTTCAACGCAGCCTCCTGGGTCTCGCCTCGGGTCACCGGCCACCCTTCGACTTCTTTTGAGAGAAAGCTTGCAATGTTGGCTGGATGTCGCGATACCCAAGCTCCCGCATCTCCTGACCCCGGTGTGATCCCAGCGCTGGACAGTACCTCAAGGCAATGAAGTACGAGCCGATAGTCCGCGTCTTCGCAGGCTTCCTCAGCGCCAGCACAATCCGCTGcaacgatgacgagctcTTGCTCCAATTGCCCCAGCATCTGTCTGAGCAAGCTGTGTTCGGAGCTCCTCGACAAAGTCTCCAGGAGCCGCAGGCCGAGGGTCCGAGGACATagt from Purpureocillium takamizusanense chromosome 4, complete sequence includes the following:
- the SES1 gene encoding Serine--tRNA ligase (COG:J~EggNog:ENOG503NX0Y), translating into MLDVNDFIKERGGDPEKVRESQRRRHANVELVDDIIGLFEDHRKTQYSATQVNGKINEVQKQIGAKKKAKENADELLQQKIELEKEKKSLVESAAEKDALLKTKIKTIGNYVHDSVPVSNNEDDNAVLRTWPEGITPEKRNVLSHHEVLLRLDGYDPDRGVKVVGHRGYFLRQWGVFLNQALINYGLEFLTQRGYTALQAPQFMLKEYMAKTAQLEDFDEELYKVVDGDAKNDKYLIATSEQPISAFHADEWLIAKELPIKYAGYSSCYRREAGSHGRDAWGIYRVHQFEKIEQFLLTDPEKSWEALDDMIHVSEEFYQSLGLPYQVVAIVSGALNNAASKKLDLEAWFPFQGEYKELVSCSNCTDYQSRALEIRFGAKQQTDTKKKYVHCLNATLCATTRAMCCILENYQTEDGLRVPEPLRKYLPGAPEFIPFAKELPKESTSQKSLPQRTKGQN
- the SES1 gene encoding Serine--tRNA ligase (COG:J~EggNog:ENOG503NX0Y) — translated: MPAATRFWGTGLIVRLQAKENADELLQQKIELEKEKKSLVESAAEKDALLKTKIKTIGNYVHDSVPVSNNEDDNAVLRTWPEGITPEKRNVLSHHEVLLRLDGYDPDRGVKVVGHRGYFLRQWGVFLNQALINYGLEFLTQRGYTALQAPQFMLKEYMAKTAQLEDFDEELYKVVDGDAKNDKYLIATSEQPISAFHADEWLIAKELPIKYAGYSSCYRREAGSHGRDAWGIYRVHQFEKIEQFLLTDPEKSWEALDDMIHVSEEFYQSLGLPYQVVAIVSGALNNAASKKLDLEAWFPFQGEYKELVSCSNCTDYQSRALEIRFGAKQQTDTKKKYVHCLNATLCATTRAMCCILENYQTEDGLRVPEPLRKYLPGAPEFIPFAKELPKESTSQKSLPQRTKGQN
- the RHB1 gene encoding GTP-binding protein (COG:S~EggNog:ENOG503NUEZ), with amino-acid sequence MSAPKQRKVAIVGSRSVGKSSLAVRFVDGHFVDSYYPTIENTFSKTIRYKGQDFSTEIVDTAGQDEYSILNSKHFIGIHGYMLVYSVSSLPSFEMVQVIREKILNHLGTESVPIVIVGNKSDLRPEQRQVSTEEGKKLSEKLQCGWTEASARYNENVGRAFELLIAQIEKSQNPGEAPEKSNCRVM